A window of the Vibrio fluvialis genome harbors these coding sequences:
- the ilvA gene encoding threonine ammonia-lyase, biosynthetic has translation MTLTQQTGADYLRQILRAPVYEVANVTPLQAMPRLSARIGNQVQIKREDRQPVHSFKLRGAYNMVASLTEEQKNAGVIAASAGNHAQGMALSGTKLGIRTTIVMPRTTPDIKVEAVRGFGGNVVLHGSNFDEAKAEAERLSQECGYTFVPPFDHPLVIAGQGTIGMEMLQQNGHLDYIFVPVGGGGLAAGVAVLVKQLMPEIKVIAVEPEDSACLKAALDAGEPVVLDQVSMFADGVAVKRIGDETFRLCQQYLDGHITVSSDEICAAVKDIFEDTRAIAEPSGALALAGLKKFAEQNGLKDKQLATVLSGANTNFHGLRYVSERCELGEKREGLLAVTIPERKGAFFEFCQIIGGRAVTEFNYRYSDDQLANIFVGVRLMGGQEELKTIIHELRQSGYPVQDLSDDEMAKLHIRYMIGGRPSKPLRERLYSFEFPEYPGALLKFLSTLGTHWNISLFNYRNHGADYGRVLCGFELSDDDLSRFSAHLVELGYHYKDETDNPAYRFFLAK, from the coding sequence ATGACGCTCACTCAACAAACTGGCGCAGATTACCTGCGCCAGATATTGCGTGCGCCGGTGTATGAAGTGGCGAACGTGACTCCCCTGCAAGCCATGCCGCGTCTGTCGGCGCGCATTGGTAATCAGGTGCAAATCAAACGTGAAGACCGCCAGCCGGTGCATTCGTTCAAACTGCGCGGCGCGTACAACATGGTGGCCAGTCTGACGGAAGAACAGAAAAATGCCGGCGTGATCGCCGCATCCGCAGGCAACCACGCTCAGGGTATGGCGCTCTCTGGCACCAAACTGGGCATTCGTACCACTATCGTCATGCCTCGCACCACGCCGGACATCAAAGTCGAAGCGGTGCGCGGCTTTGGCGGCAATGTCGTACTGCACGGCAGCAACTTTGATGAAGCCAAAGCCGAAGCTGAGCGCTTGTCGCAGGAATGTGGCTACACCTTTGTGCCACCGTTCGATCACCCGCTGGTGATTGCTGGTCAGGGCACCATCGGCATGGAAATGCTGCAGCAAAACGGCCATCTCGATTACATCTTTGTGCCCGTCGGCGGTGGCGGCCTCGCGGCAGGTGTTGCGGTGCTGGTCAAACAGCTGATGCCGGAAATCAAAGTGATTGCGGTTGAGCCGGAAGATTCGGCCTGCCTCAAAGCAGCGCTGGATGCCGGTGAACCAGTGGTGCTCGATCAAGTCAGCATGTTTGCCGACGGCGTAGCCGTAAAACGCATCGGCGATGAAACGTTTCGTCTGTGTCAGCAGTATCTCGATGGCCACATTACCGTGTCCAGCGATGAAATCTGTGCGGCGGTAAAAGATATTTTCGAAGACACCCGCGCCATTGCCGAACCGTCTGGCGCGCTGGCTCTGGCAGGGCTGAAGAAATTTGCAGAACAGAATGGGCTGAAAGATAAGCAACTGGCGACTGTGCTGTCCGGCGCCAACACCAACTTTCACGGTTTGCGCTACGTGTCCGAACGTTGCGAACTGGGTGAGAAACGTGAAGGTCTGCTGGCGGTCACCATTCCAGAGCGCAAAGGCGCGTTCTTTGAATTTTGCCAAATCATCGGCGGCCGGGCGGTCACCGAGTTCAACTACCGCTACAGTGACGACCAACTGGCTAACATTTTTGTCGGTGTGCGTCTGATGGGCGGTCAGGAAGAGCTGAAAACCATCATTCACGAACTGCGTCAGTCCGGTTATCCGGTTCAGGACCTGTCCGATGATGAAATGGCCAAACTGCACATTCGTTACATGATTGGCGGGCGTCCGTCCAAGCCACTCAGAGAACGTTTGTACAGCTTTGAGTTTCCGGAATATCCGGGCGCGCTGCTCAAATTCCTCAGCACGCTGGGTACCCACTGGAATATCAGCCTGTTCAACTACCGCAACCACGGTGCAGATTACGGCCGTGTGCTGTGTGGCTTTGAACTCAGTGATGACGATCTGTCGCGCTTCTCAGCGCATTTGGTCGAACTCGGTTATCACTATAAAGATGAAACCGACAACCCGGCCTATCGCTTCTTCCTCGCCAAATAA
- the tusA gene encoding sulfurtransferase TusA, with protein MTFNPELATLVLEAEGLRCPEPVMMVRKTIRTMKDGEVLLIKADDPSTTRDIPSFCRFMDHQLLAAKTDELPYQYLIKKGLE; from the coding sequence ATGACTTTTAATCCTGAATTAGCCACGTTAGTTTTAGAAGCGGAAGGATTACGCTGCCCAGAGCCAGTGATGATGGTCAGGAAGACGATTCGTACGATGAAAGACGGTGAAGTGTTGCTGATCAAAGCCGATGACCCATCGACGACACGCGACATTCCGAGCTTCTGCCGCTTTATGGATCATCAGCTGCTCGCGGCAAAGACCGACGAGCTGCCCTACCAGTACCTGATAAAAAAAGGGCTGGAGTAG
- the ilvE gene encoding branched-chain-amino-acid transaminase encodes MATKTADYIWFNGELMPWANATVHVLTHAMHYGTSVFEGVRCYNTPKGPIIFRHREHAQRLIDSAKIYRFPIPYSQEEIMEATRETLRANKLDSAYIRPLAFVGNVGLGVCPPAGTEMEVIIAAFPWGAYLGEEALENGVDAMISSWHRAAPNTIPTAAKAGGNYLSSLLVGGEARRHGYAEGIALSVDGYLSEGAGENIFVVKNGEILTPPTTSSILPGITRDSIMTLAKDMGYEVREANISREALYLADEVFMTGTAAEIVPVRSIDQITVGIGKRGPVTEAMQKAYFGLFNGTTEDKWGWLDYVYPEQAK; translated from the coding sequence ATGGCAACTAAAACTGCAGATTATATTTGGTTCAATGGTGAACTGATGCCATGGGCAAACGCGACCGTTCACGTGTTGACCCATGCCATGCACTACGGCACCTCCGTATTTGAAGGCGTGCGCTGCTACAACACGCCAAAAGGTCCGATCATTTTCCGTCACCGTGAGCATGCTCAGCGCCTGATTGATTCTGCCAAGATCTACCGCTTCCCGATTCCGTATTCTCAGGAAGAGATCATGGAAGCCACCCGCGAAACACTGCGCGCCAACAAACTCGACAGCGCCTACATTCGTCCGCTGGCGTTTGTCGGCAACGTGGGCCTTGGCGTGTGTCCGCCGGCTGGCACCGAAATGGAAGTCATCATCGCCGCATTCCCTTGGGGCGCCTATCTGGGTGAAGAAGCGCTGGAAAATGGCGTGGATGCGATGATCTCCAGCTGGCACCGCGCCGCACCAAACACCATTCCAACCGCGGCCAAAGCGGGCGGTAACTACCTGTCTTCTCTGCTGGTAGGCGGTGAAGCACGTCGTCACGGCTACGCAGAAGGGATTGCACTGAGCGTGGATGGTTACCTGTCTGAAGGCGCGGGCGAGAACATTTTTGTGGTCAAGAACGGCGAGATCCTGACGCCACCGACCACCAGCTCAATCCTGCCGGGCATCACACGTGATTCGATCATGACGCTGGCCAAAGACATGGGCTATGAAGTGCGTGAAGCCAATATTTCCCGTGAAGCCCTGTACCTGGCCGACGAAGTGTTCATGACTGGCACGGCAGCGGAAATCGTACCGGTGCGCAGCATTGACCAAATCACCGTTGGTATCGGCAAACGCGGTCCTGTGACCGAAGCGATGCAGAAGGCCTACTTCGGCCTGTTCAACGGCACCACGGAAGATAAGTGGGGCTGGTTGGATTACGTATACCCAGAGCAAGCGAAGTAA
- the glyS gene encoding glycine--tRNA ligase subunit beta, which translates to MAKEFLIELGTEELPPKQLRTLAEAFATNFAAELQSADIAHDGVTWYATPRRLALKVANLAEGQPDKVVEKRGPAVSVAFDADGNPTKAAQGWARGNGITVEQAERLVTDKGEWLLFKEQVKGQDTSVVVVDMAAKALANLPIAKPMRWGDKETQFIRPVKTLTILFGNELIEGEILGVKSDRIIRGHRFMGEPEFTIDSAEQYPAILLERGKVIADYETRKAMIIDGAQKAAAELGGIADLEDDLVEEVTSLVEFPVVLTAKFEEKFLKVPAEALVYTMKGDQKYFPVYDAHKNLLPNFIFVSNIESKEPRHVIEGNEKVVRPRLADAEFFFNTDRKKPLVDRLPQLENAIFQKELGTIKDKTDRITELAGYIAEQIGANVEQSKRAGLLAKCDLMTSMVFEFTDTQGVMGMHYARHDGEAEEVAVALNEQYMPRFAGDELPSNGVSSALAMADKLDTIVGIFGIGQAPKGSDPFALRRASLGVLRIIVEYGYNLDLVDLVAKAKSLFGDRLSNDNVEQEVIEFMLGRFRAWYQDEGFSVDIIQAVLARHPTKPADFDQRVKAVSHFRALEAAEALAAANKRVGNILAKFDGELAQEIDLALLQEDAEKALAEAVEVMTEALEPAFATGNYQQALSQLAGLREPVDAFFDNVMVMADDEALKKNRLTLLNNLRNLFLQIADISLLQK; encoded by the coding sequence ATGGCAAAAGAATTTTTGATTGAGCTGGGTACGGAAGAACTGCCTCCAAAACAACTTCGTACTCTGGCTGAAGCGTTTGCAACAAACTTTGCAGCAGAACTGCAAAGCGCAGACATCGCACACGATGGCGTAACCTGGTACGCAACCCCACGTCGTCTGGCACTGAAAGTGGCTAACCTGGCCGAAGGTCAGCCAGACAAAGTGGTTGAAAAACGTGGTCCTGCGGTTAGCGTGGCATTCGATGCTGACGGCAACCCAACCAAAGCAGCGCAAGGCTGGGCACGCGGCAACGGTATTACCGTTGAGCAAGCAGAACGCCTGGTCACCGACAAAGGTGAATGGCTACTGTTCAAAGAGCAGGTAAAAGGTCAGGACACGTCTGTTGTGGTCGTTGATATGGCCGCCAAAGCACTGGCAAACCTGCCAATCGCCAAGCCAATGCGTTGGGGCGATAAAGAAACTCAATTCATCCGTCCGGTAAAAACCCTGACGATTCTGTTCGGCAACGAACTGATCGAAGGCGAAATTCTGGGCGTGAAATCAGACCGCATCATCCGTGGTCACCGTTTCATGGGTGAACCTGAATTCACCATCGATTCGGCTGAGCAGTACCCTGCGATTCTGCTGGAGCGCGGTAAAGTGATTGCTGATTACGAAACCCGTAAAGCGATGATCATCGACGGCGCACAAAAAGCCGCGGCAGAACTGGGCGGTATCGCCGATCTGGAAGACGATCTGGTTGAAGAAGTGACCTCGCTGGTGGAATTCCCGGTTGTCCTGACGGCGAAATTTGAAGAGAAATTCCTCAAAGTTCCGGCAGAAGCGCTGGTATACACCATGAAAGGTGACCAGAAATACTTCCCGGTTTACGACGCCCACAAGAACCTGCTGCCAAACTTTATCTTCGTGTCAAACATCGAGTCCAAAGAGCCTCGCCATGTTATCGAAGGTAACGAGAAGGTGGTTCGTCCCCGTCTGGCGGATGCGGAGTTCTTCTTCAATACGGACCGTAAGAAGCCGCTGGTTGACCGTCTGCCACAGCTGGAAAATGCGATTTTCCAGAAAGAACTGGGCACCATCAAAGACAAAACCGATCGCATCACCGAACTGGCTGGCTACATTGCCGAGCAAATCGGCGCGAATGTTGAGCAATCCAAACGTGCAGGTCTGCTGGCCAAGTGTGACCTGATGACCTCGATGGTGTTTGAATTTACTGACACCCAAGGCGTGATGGGTATGCACTATGCTCGCCACGACGGTGAAGCGGAAGAAGTAGCTGTTGCACTGAACGAGCAATACATGCCGCGTTTTGCTGGCGATGAACTGCCAAGCAACGGTGTCTCATCTGCACTGGCTATGGCCGACAAGCTGGATACCATCGTGGGTATCTTCGGTATCGGTCAGGCACCTAAAGGCAGCGACCCGTTTGCTCTGCGCCGCGCGTCTCTGGGCGTACTGCGTATCATCGTGGAATACGGCTACAACCTGGATCTGGTGGATTTGGTCGCAAAAGCGAAATCGCTGTTTGGCGATCGCCTGAGCAACGACAACGTTGAGCAAGAAGTGATCGAATTCATGCTGGGCCGTTTCCGTGCCTGGTATCAGGACGAAGGCTTCAGCGTGGACATCATTCAGGCCGTGCTGGCACGTCACCCAACCAAACCAGCTGACTTCGACCAACGCGTGAAAGCGGTATCGCACTTCCGTGCACTGGAAGCCGCTGAAGCTCTGGCGGCGGCGAACAAACGTGTGGGTAACATCCTGGCGAAATTCGACGGCGAACTGGCGCAAGAGATTGACTTGGCCCTGCTACAAGAAGATGCGGAAAAAGCGCTGGCTGAAGCAGTAGAAGTGATGACTGAAGCGCTGGAACCAGCATTTGCCACCGGTAACTACCAGCAGGCACTGAGCCAGCTGGCAGGTCTGCGTGAACCTGTTGACGCATTCTTCGACAACGTGATGGTCATGGCCGATGATGAAGCGTTGAAGAAAAACCGTCTGACGCTGCTGAATAACCTGCGTAACCTGTTCCTGCAAATCGCGGATATCTCGCTGCTGCAGAAATAA
- the glyQ gene encoding glycine--tRNA ligase subunit alpha, producing the protein MQKYDIKTFQGMILALQDYWAQQGCTIVQPLDMEVGAGTSHPMTCLRALGPEPIATAYVQPSRRPTDGRYGENPNRLQHYYQFQVIIKPSPDNIQELYLGSLEVLGVDPRVHDIRFVEDNWENPTLGAWGLGWEVWLNGMEVTQFTYFQQVGGLECKPVTGEITYGIERLAMYIQGVDSVYDLVWTDGPLGKVTYGDIFHQNEVEQSTYNFEHADVDFLFTFFDQCEKECVHLLELEKPLPLPAYERILKAAHAFNLLDARKAISVTERQRYILRIRNLTKSVAEAYYASREALGFPMCKTSEEK; encoded by the coding sequence ATGCAAAAATACGATATCAAAACCTTTCAGGGTATGATCCTCGCGCTGCAGGATTATTGGGCCCAACAAGGCTGTACCATTGTTCAACCATTAGATATGGAAGTGGGCGCAGGTACGTCTCACCCAATGACATGCTTGCGTGCTCTTGGTCCTGAGCCAATTGCCACGGCGTATGTTCAGCCATCACGTCGTCCGACTGACGGCCGCTACGGTGAGAACCCAAACCGTCTGCAACACTACTACCAATTCCAGGTCATCATTAAACCGTCACCAGACAACATTCAGGAACTGTACCTGGGTTCTCTGGAAGTGCTGGGCGTTGACCCACGTGTACACGACATTCGCTTCGTGGAAGACAACTGGGAAAACCCAACGCTGGGCGCTTGGGGTCTGGGCTGGGAAGTGTGGCTGAACGGCATGGAAGTGACGCAGTTTACTTACTTCCAGCAAGTAGGCGGCCTGGAGTGTAAACCGGTAACGGGTGAAATCACTTACGGTATTGAGCGTCTGGCCATGTACATTCAGGGCGTGGATTCTGTGTATGACTTGGTATGGACCGATGGCCCTCTGGGTAAAGTCACCTACGGTGACATCTTCCACCAAAACGAGGTGGAACAGTCTACTTACAACTTCGAACATGCGGATGTTGATTTCCTGTTCACCTTCTTCGATCAGTGCGAAAAAGAGTGTGTCCACCTGTTGGAACTGGAAAAACCGCTACCATTGCCAGCGTACGAGCGCATTCTGAAAGCGGCGCACGCGTTCAACCTACTGGATGCGCGTAAAGCGATCTCCGTAACCGAGCGTCAGCGCTACATTCTGCGTATTCGCAACCTGACCAAGTCAGTTGCCGAAGCTTACTACGCATCTCGTGAAGCTCTGGGCTTCCCAATGTGTAAAACGTCCGAAGAGAAGTAA
- a CDS encoding LysR family transcriptional regulator — MELEDIYRRDLNLLIALRVLVEECSVSKAAERLNLSQSAMSRVLGRLRSLLDDPLFTRQGQHLIPTEKALAFNRELGEPLESLRQLLSPAEFDPKSCAQTFTIATTDYAMQTILPFALPRIYQEAPNVAFEFLPLQHERLVDQLTYDGADLAICRLIRSVEPLQSEVLGRVGVLCLLSRHHPLAQQSMTLQDYLDFPHAMIAISDGVKALLDQALEGLPSRRMVLRAYHLEAALAIIDTMPLIITVPADLAYLVAERYDLVVKPLPFSFTPFDYSMIWHPRCEHSPAQEWLRSMVKEECSKLIAKRVEDMGLDESRPD, encoded by the coding sequence GTGGAATTGGAAGATATTTATCGCCGCGATCTCAATCTGTTGATTGCATTGCGGGTTTTGGTGGAAGAGTGCAGCGTCAGTAAAGCGGCGGAGCGGCTTAATCTCAGTCAGTCAGCCATGAGTCGTGTGCTTGGCCGCCTGCGCAGCCTGCTTGATGATCCGCTGTTTACCCGTCAGGGGCAGCATCTGATCCCGACCGAAAAAGCACTGGCGTTTAACCGTGAACTCGGTGAGCCGCTGGAAAGCCTGCGTCAATTGTTGTCACCAGCCGAGTTTGATCCCAAGTCCTGTGCTCAGACGTTTACCATTGCGACCACTGATTACGCGATGCAGACCATTTTGCCGTTTGCGTTGCCGCGTATTTATCAGGAAGCGCCCAATGTGGCGTTTGAGTTTCTGCCGCTGCAACACGAGCGCTTAGTGGATCAGCTCACTTACGATGGCGCCGATCTGGCGATTTGTCGTCTGATTCGTTCGGTCGAACCGCTGCAAAGTGAAGTGCTGGGGCGTGTCGGGGTGCTGTGCTTACTCTCGCGTCACCATCCGTTGGCGCAGCAGTCGATGACCTTGCAGGATTATCTCGATTTCCCTCATGCAATGATTGCCATCAGTGATGGGGTAAAAGCGCTGCTTGATCAGGCGTTGGAAGGATTACCTTCCAGACGAATGGTGCTCAGGGCGTATCACTTGGAAGCGGCGTTGGCGATTATCGACACCATGCCGCTGATCATCACGGTACCGGCAGACTTGGCGTATCTGGTCGCGGAACGTTATGACCTAGTGGTGAAGCCACTGCCGTTTTCCTTTACGCCGTTCGATTATTCGATGATTTGGCATCCGCGCTGCGAACATTCCCCGGCGCAGGAGTGGCTGCGTAGCATGGTGAAGGAGGAGTGCAGCAAATTGATTGCCAAGCGGGTTGAAGATATGGGCTTAGACGAATCAAGGCCCGATTAG
- the ilvD gene encoding dihydroxy-acid dehydratase, whose amino-acid sequence MPKYRSATTTHGRNMAGARALWRATGVKEEDFGKPIIAVVNSFTQFVPGHVHLKDLGQMVAREIEAAGGIAKEFNTIAVDDGIAMGHGGMLYSLPSRELIADSVEYMVNAHCADAMVCISNCDKITPGMLMASMRLNIPTIFVSGGPMEAGKTKLSDQIIKLDLVDAMIQGADPNVSDEQSQQVERSACPTCGSCSGMFTANSMNCLTEALGLSQPGNGSLLATHADRKELFLSAGRRIVDLTKRYYQQEDATALPRNIATKDAFENAMALDIAMGGSTNTVLHLLAAAQEGEVDFDMTDIDRMSRQVPHLCKVAPSTQKYHMEDVHRAGGVMGILGELQRAGLLHDDTRTVLGISLAEQLAQYDVKQTDSEAVKTFFRAGPAGIRTTQAFSQDCRWDTLDDDRQEGCIRTKEHAFSQDGGLAVLKGNIALDGCIVKTAGVDASILKFEGPAVVFESQEDAVEGILGGKVKAGDVVVIRYEGPKGGPGMQEMLYPTTYLKSMGLGKACALLTDGRFSGGTSGLSIGHASPEAANGGAIGLVKNGDTIAIDIPNRSIVLQISDAEMAARREAQDKLGWKPVDRQREVSFALKAYASMATSADKGAVRDKSKLEG is encoded by the coding sequence ATGCCTAAGTATCGTTCGGCCACCACCACTCATGGACGCAACATGGCTGGTGCACGCGCACTGTGGCGCGCAACCGGTGTGAAAGAAGAAGATTTCGGTAAACCGATTATTGCCGTGGTGAACTCATTCACCCAGTTCGTGCCGGGTCACGTCCATCTCAAAGACCTCGGTCAGATGGTGGCGCGTGAAATCGAAGCCGCGGGCGGCATCGCCAAAGAATTCAATACCATTGCGGTCGATGACGGTATCGCAATGGGCCACGGCGGCATGCTTTACTCGCTGCCATCACGAGAACTGATCGCCGACTCGGTGGAATACATGGTGAACGCCCACTGCGCCGACGCCATGGTGTGTATCTCCAACTGTGACAAAATCACCCCGGGAATGCTGATGGCGTCCATGCGCCTCAATATTCCGACCATTTTTGTCTCTGGCGGTCCGATGGAAGCGGGTAAAACCAAGCTTTCCGATCAAATCATCAAGCTCGATCTGGTGGATGCCATGATTCAGGGTGCCGATCCAAACGTTTCGGACGAGCAGAGCCAGCAAGTGGAACGCTCTGCGTGTCCGACTTGTGGGTCGTGCTCGGGCATGTTTACCGCCAACTCCATGAACTGTCTGACCGAAGCGCTGGGCCTTTCTCAGCCGGGCAACGGCTCACTGCTGGCCACGCACGCGGATCGTAAAGAGCTGTTTTTGAGTGCTGGTCGTCGCATCGTCGATCTGACCAAGCGTTACTACCAGCAAGAAGATGCCACCGCACTGCCACGCAACATCGCCACCAAAGATGCGTTCGAAAACGCGATGGCGCTGGATATCGCGATGGGCGGCTCGACCAACACCGTGCTGCACCTGCTGGCCGCGGCGCAAGAAGGTGAAGTGGATTTCGACATGACCGACATCGATCGCATGTCACGTCAGGTTCCGCACCTGTGTAAAGTGGCACCATCGACGCAGAAGTATCACATGGAAGATGTGCACCGCGCAGGTGGCGTGATGGGTATTCTGGGTGAACTGCAACGCGCAGGCCTGCTGCATGATGACACGCGTACCGTGCTGGGCATTTCGCTTGCCGAGCAGTTGGCACAATACGACGTCAAACAAACCGACTCTGAAGCTGTGAAAACCTTCTTCCGCGCAGGACCAGCGGGCATTCGTACCACTCAGGCATTCTCGCAAGATTGCCGTTGGGACACGCTGGATGACGACCGTCAGGAAGGCTGTATTCGTACCAAAGAGCATGCATTCAGTCAGGATGGTGGTCTGGCGGTACTGAAAGGCAACATTGCCCTTGATGGCTGTATCGTCAAAACCGCCGGCGTGGACGCCAGCATTCTTAAATTTGAAGGCCCAGCCGTGGTGTTTGAAAGCCAGGAAGATGCGGTTGAAGGCATTCTGGGCGGCAAAGTCAAAGCCGGTGATGTGGTCGTCATTCGTTACGAAGGCCCTAAAGGCGGTCCGGGCATGCAGGAAATGCTCTACCCGACCACCTACCTCAAATCCATGGGCCTTGGCAAAGCGTGTGCGCTTCTGACCGACGGCCGTTTCTCCGGCGGGACGTCGGGTCTGTCGATTGGTCACGCCTCTCCGGAAGCGGCGAACGGCGGTGCGATCGGTTTGGTGAAAAATGGCGATACCATCGCGATCGACATTCCGAATCGTTCGATTGTGCTGCAAATCTCTGATGCAGAGATGGCGGCGCGTCGCGAAGCGCAAGATAAACTCGGCTGGAAACCGGTCGATCGTCAACGTGAAGTCTCTTTTGCACTTAAAGCTTACGCCAGCATGGCAACCAGTGCTGACAAAGGAGCGGTGCGAGACAAATCCAAGCTAGAGGGCTAG
- a CDS encoding TMEM165/GDT1 family protein has protein sequence MSVLAISITTVALAEIGDKTQLLSLLLASRYRKPIPIIAAIFLATIANHALAAWLGVVVADYLSPDVLKWVLVVSFLAMAAWVLIPDKLDDDEDISNRGPFVASFIAFFVAEIGDKTQIATSILGAQYADALSWVVLGTTIGMLLANVPVVLIGKLSADKMPLGLIRKVTAALFAALAVGAAFF, from the coding sequence GTGAGCGTTTTAGCTATCTCTATTACTACTGTTGCACTGGCCGAAATCGGGGATAAAACCCAGCTTTTGTCGTTATTACTCGCCAGTCGATACCGTAAACCGATCCCTATTATTGCTGCTATTTTTCTGGCTACTATCGCCAACCATGCCTTGGCGGCGTGGCTCGGGGTTGTCGTGGCCGATTATCTGTCGCCTGACGTATTGAAATGGGTGCTGGTGGTGAGCTTTTTGGCGATGGCCGCCTGGGTACTGATCCCGGATAAACTCGATGATGACGAAGACATTTCCAACCGTGGCCCGTTTGTCGCCAGCTTCATTGCGTTTTTTGTGGCGGAAATTGGCGACAAAACCCAGATCGCGACTTCGATTCTGGGGGCGCAGTACGCGGATGCTCTGTCGTGGGTCGTGCTCGGCACCACCATCGGTATGTTGCTGGCGAACGTGCCAGTGGTGCTGATCGGTAAATTGTCGGCCGACAAAATGCCGCTGGGGCTGATCCGTAAAGTGACCGCAGCGCTGTTTGCGGCGTTAGCGGTTGGCGCGGCGTTTTTCTGA
- the acuI gene encoding acrylyl-CoA reductase (NADPH) translates to MFQALILNQEDKRTLASIEQIDEAQLPEGDVLIAVDYSSLNYKDGLAITGKGKIIRQFPMVPGIDLAGKVISSQDARYQAGDDVVLTGWGVGENHWGGMAQKARLKGDWLVPLPQGFDGKQAMMIGTAGFTAMLCVQALLDAGIQPQDGEIVVTGASGGVGSVAVTLLATLGYRVAAVTGRAEQNGPLLEKLGASRIIDRSEFEEPARPLEKQVWAGAIDTVGSKVLAKVLAQMDYNSAVAACGLAGGFDLPTTVMPFILRNVRLQGVDSVNCPREKRIAAWEKLVELLPASYFEQACTEIGLEQAPQYAQDITNGQVTGRVVIKL, encoded by the coding sequence ATGTTTCAAGCTTTGATTTTGAATCAAGAAGATAAACGTACTCTGGCCAGTATTGAGCAGATTGATGAAGCGCAGTTGCCGGAAGGTGACGTGCTGATCGCCGTCGATTATTCATCACTGAACTACAAAGATGGCCTGGCCATCACGGGCAAAGGCAAAATTATTCGTCAGTTTCCAATGGTGCCGGGCATCGATCTGGCAGGCAAAGTGATCAGCTCACAGGATGCACGCTATCAGGCAGGTGACGATGTGGTCCTCACTGGCTGGGGCGTGGGTGAAAACCACTGGGGCGGTATGGCGCAAAAAGCACGCCTCAAAGGTGACTGGCTGGTTCCGCTGCCACAAGGCTTTGATGGCAAACAAGCGATGATGATCGGCACCGCCGGTTTTACCGCGATGTTGTGTGTCCAAGCACTGCTCGATGCCGGTATCCAACCGCAGGACGGCGAAATTGTGGTGACTGGCGCCAGTGGTGGTGTGGGTTCTGTCGCAGTGACTCTGCTGGCCACGCTGGGTTATCGAGTGGCCGCGGTGACCGGTCGCGCGGAACAAAACGGTCCGCTGTTAGAAAAACTGGGCGCGAGCCGCATCATCGACCGCAGCGAGTTTGAAGAGCCAGCACGCCCGCTGGAAAAACAAGTGTGGGCTGGTGCGATTGATACTGTTGGCAGCAAAGTGCTGGCGAAAGTCCTGGCACAGATGGACTACAACAGCGCCGTTGCCGCGTGTGGTCTGGCGGGTGGTTTTGATCTGCCCACCACGGTCATGCCATTTATTCTGCGCAACGTGCGCCTGCAAGGTGTCGATTCGGTCAACTGTCCGCGCGAAAAACGCATTGCCGCATGGGAAAAACTGGTAGAGCTGCTGCCTGCGAGTTACTTCGAGCAAGCGTGTACCGAAATTGGTCTGGAGCAAGCGCCGCAATACGCGCAAGATATCACTAATGGTCAAGTCACCGGCCGCGTGGTGATCAAGCTGTAA
- the ilvM gene encoding acetolactate synthase 2 small subunit — MQRYLLDIKADDKPVLLERVLRVVRHRGFIIKQVAATQNHESKIASVEIIVDSDRPINTLINQIEKLWDIRSVDVTPIKSNELPNNNLQQKICA, encoded by the coding sequence ATGCAAAGATACTTACTCGACATCAAAGCAGACGATAAACCGGTGCTGCTGGAGCGTGTTCTCCGTGTGGTTCGCCACCGTGGCTTTATCATTAAACAGGTAGCGGCAACGCAAAACCACGAAAGCAAAATTGCCAGTGTGGAAATCATCGTCGACAGCGATCGTCCGATAAACACACTGATTAACCAGATTGAGAAATTATGGGATATCCGCAGCGTTGATGTGACCCCCATCAAGAGCAACGAGCTCCCAAATAACAACTTACAACAAAAGATTTGTGCTTAA